The proteins below are encoded in one region of Microbispora sp. NBC_01189:
- the efeO gene encoding iron uptake system protein EfeO, with protein sequence MRTPTVLAVATMALAGLTACSSSGSGAATEATAAGSGAIAVAATDTECKVTKSDLAAGTSTFAITNSGTKVTEFYVYAPGDRVMGEVENIVPGLTREVVMELPAGMYETACKPGMTGKGIRGPLKVSGEHKPLSGDAGLAEAMASYKRYIKSQSDTLLDKTREFTEAVKAGDVAAAKRLYPVARTYWERIEPVAEVFGDLDPAIDARENDVPDGEEWTGFHRIEKDLWVKKDVGGDGPIADKLMTDVNTIVTKSATVDLSPVQLANGAKGLLDEVATGKITGEEDRYSHTDLWDFDANLQGSKAAVQALRPVLEERDADLVKTLDAKFADAEAALGRHRDGDGWKLHTELSKDDLRALSDAINALAEPISRVAAVVVK encoded by the coding sequence ATGCGCACCCCCACCGTCCTGGCCGTCGCGACCATGGCCCTGGCAGGCCTGACCGCGTGCTCGTCCTCCGGCTCCGGTGCCGCCACCGAGGCGACCGCGGCCGGCTCCGGCGCGATCGCCGTGGCCGCCACCGACACCGAGTGCAAGGTGACGAAGTCCGACCTCGCGGCCGGCACCTCGACCTTCGCCATCACCAACAGCGGCACGAAGGTCACCGAGTTCTACGTGTACGCGCCGGGCGACCGGGTGATGGGCGAGGTGGAGAACATCGTGCCCGGCCTGACCCGCGAGGTCGTGATGGAGCTTCCCGCCGGCATGTACGAGACCGCCTGCAAGCCCGGGATGACCGGCAAGGGCATCCGCGGCCCGCTCAAGGTCAGCGGCGAGCACAAGCCGCTGAGCGGCGACGCCGGGCTCGCCGAGGCCATGGCCAGCTACAAGCGCTACATCAAGAGCCAGTCCGACACGCTGCTTGACAAGACCAGGGAGTTCACCGAGGCGGTCAAGGCCGGCGACGTGGCCGCCGCCAAGAGGCTCTACCCCGTCGCCCGCACCTACTGGGAGCGGATCGAGCCCGTCGCCGAGGTCTTCGGCGACCTGGACCCGGCGATCGACGCGCGGGAGAACGACGTCCCGGACGGCGAGGAGTGGACCGGCTTCCACCGCATCGAGAAGGACCTGTGGGTCAAGAAGGACGTCGGCGGCGACGGCCCGATCGCCGACAAGCTGATGACCGACGTGAACACGATCGTGACGAAGTCCGCGACGGTCGACCTTTCCCCCGTACAGCTCGCCAACGGCGCCAAGGGGCTGCTGGACGAGGTCGCCACCGGCAAGATCACCGGCGAGGAGGACCGCTACTCGCACACCGACCTGTGGGACTTCGACGCGAACCTGCAGGGCTCGAAGGCGGCCGTACAGGCGCTGCGCCCGGTCCTGGAGGAGCGCGACGCCGATCTGGTCAAGACGCTCGACGCGAAGTTCGCCGACGCGGAGGCTGCGCTCGGCCGGCACCGCGACGGCGACGGGTGGAAGCTGCACACGGAGCTGTCCAAGGACGACCTGCGGGCGCTGTCCGACGCGATCAACGCGCTGGCCGAGCCGATCAGCAGGGTCGCGGCGGTGGTGGTCAAGTGA
- the efeB gene encoding iron uptake transporter deferrochelatase/peroxidase subunit: MSEGLSRRRLFGLGAAGAAAVGAGALATRSLAEHPVALASATSDAVPFYGAHQAGITTPAQDRLHFVAFDVITKDRGELVELLQEWTAAAARMTQGRDAGTFGAVGGAPEAPPDDTGEALGLPASGLTLTAGFGPSLFDGRFGLADRRPPALADLPAFPGEDLQPQISGGDICVQACAHDPQVAVHAIRNLARIGFGKVSVRYSQLGFGRTSSTSRAQATPRNLMGFKDGTNNLKLEDTSMLRAHLWAAPGDGPAWMDGGSYLVTRKIRMHIETWDRAPLAEQEAIFGRDKGKGAPLTGKEEFDAPDFAAKGPDGQPAIAGDAHVRLAHPDAHGGARLLRRGYNFVDGSDGLGRLDAGLFFIAYQRDPHKQFVPVQRMLAQKDALNEYIKHVSSGLFACPPGVIDGGDYWGRTLFA, translated from the coding sequence GTGAGCGAGGGCTTGAGCCGCAGGCGGCTGTTCGGCCTCGGCGCGGCGGGGGCGGCCGCCGTCGGGGCGGGCGCGCTCGCCACCCGGTCCCTCGCGGAGCACCCGGTCGCGCTCGCCTCCGCCACCTCCGACGCCGTCCCCTTCTACGGCGCCCACCAGGCCGGCATCACCACCCCCGCCCAGGACCGGCTCCACTTCGTGGCCTTCGACGTGATCACGAAGGACAGGGGGGAGCTGGTGGAGCTGCTCCAGGAGTGGACGGCGGCCGCGGCCCGGATGACCCAGGGCAGGGACGCCGGCACCTTCGGCGCGGTGGGCGGCGCGCCGGAGGCGCCGCCGGACGACACCGGCGAGGCCCTCGGCCTGCCCGCGTCCGGCCTGACCCTGACCGCCGGCTTCGGACCCTCGCTGTTCGACGGCCGGTTCGGCCTCGCCGATCGCCGGCCGCCCGCGCTGGCCGACCTGCCCGCCTTCCCGGGTGAGGACCTCCAGCCCCAGATCTCCGGCGGGGACATCTGCGTGCAGGCGTGCGCGCACGACCCGCAGGTGGCGGTGCACGCGATCCGCAACCTCGCGCGCATCGGCTTCGGCAAGGTCTCCGTGCGTTACTCGCAGCTCGGCTTCGGCCGCACCTCGTCCACCTCCCGGGCGCAGGCGACGCCGCGCAACCTGATGGGCTTCAAGGACGGCACCAACAACCTCAAGCTGGAGGACACCTCCATGCTGCGCGCCCACCTGTGGGCCGCACCCGGCGACGGCCCGGCCTGGATGGACGGCGGTTCCTACCTCGTCACCCGCAAGATCAGGATGCACATCGAGACCTGGGACCGCGCCCCGCTGGCCGAGCAGGAGGCCATCTTCGGCCGGGACAAGGGGAAGGGCGCGCCGCTCACCGGCAAGGAGGAGTTCGACGCCCCCGACTTCGCCGCGAAGGGCCCGGACGGGCAGCCGGCGATCGCCGGCGACGCGCACGTACGGCTCGCGCACCCCGACGCGCACGGCGGCGCGCGGCTGCTGCGGCGCGGCTACAACTTCGTGGACGGCTCCGACGGCCTCGGGCGGCTCGACGCGGGCCTGTTCTTCATTGCTTACCAGCGCGACCCGCACAAGCAGTTCGTGCCGGTCCAGCGCATGCTGGCGCAGAAGGACGCGCTGAACGAGTACATCAAGCACGTCTCCAGCGGCCTGTTCGCCTGCCCGCCCGGGGTGATCGACGGCGGCGACTACTGGGGCCGCACGCTGTTCGCCTGA
- a CDS encoding toxic anion resistance protein — translation MSEDLVLTPPAPVAAVPVEKAATMLPLPGERAGELARKAAGFADELGTLDHRSPEFTRKVTDITSMGDAEIRASSQVANRMLRRPVAALASAKGEGADGQARVAGQLVALRRTIVDLDPKQAAAGTRRLLGVIPFGDRLRDYFARYRSAQKHIDDIIRALKSGQDELRKDNAAIEGEKANLWESMTKLQEYAVLAAALDAALQERIDRIELTDPDKANALRSDALFGVRQKHQDLLTQLAVSAQGYLALDLVRKNNLELIKGVERATTTTIAALRTAVTVAQALANQKLVLDQITALNTTTSDLILATSEMLRTQAGDIQTQAAATTVSMEALSKAFDNIYSTMDMIDGFRAKAVESMAVTVGNLTVELDHARAYLERSRRADEAAS, via the coding sequence GTGTCCGAAGATCTGGTGCTGACCCCGCCCGCCCCGGTGGCGGCGGTGCCCGTCGAGAAGGCGGCCACCATGCTGCCGCTCCCCGGCGAGCGCGCCGGCGAGCTCGCCCGGAAGGCGGCCGGCTTCGCCGACGAGCTCGGCACGCTCGACCACCGGTCGCCGGAGTTCACCAGGAAGGTGACCGACATCACCTCGATGGGCGACGCGGAGATCCGCGCGTCGTCCCAGGTCGCCAACCGGATGCTCAGGCGCCCGGTGGCGGCGCTGGCCTCGGCCAAGGGCGAGGGCGCCGACGGTCAGGCGCGGGTCGCCGGGCAGCTCGTGGCGCTGCGCCGGACGATCGTCGACCTCGATCCCAAGCAGGCGGCCGCCGGCACCCGGCGGCTGCTCGGCGTCATCCCGTTCGGCGACCGGCTGCGCGACTACTTCGCCAGGTACCGCAGCGCGCAGAAGCACATCGACGACATCATCCGGGCGCTGAAGTCCGGGCAGGACGAGCTGCGCAAGGACAACGCCGCGATCGAGGGCGAGAAGGCGAACCTCTGGGAGTCGATGACGAAGCTCCAGGAGTACGCCGTGCTGGCGGCGGCGCTCGACGCGGCCCTCCAGGAGCGGATCGACCGGATCGAGCTCACCGACCCGGACAAGGCGAACGCCCTGCGGTCGGACGCGCTGTTCGGGGTGCGCCAGAAGCACCAGGACCTGCTGACCCAGCTCGCCGTGTCGGCCCAGGGCTACCTCGCGCTCGACCTGGTGCGCAAGAACAACCTGGAGCTGATCAAGGGGGTCGAGCGGGCCACCACCACGACGATCGCGGCGCTGCGCACGGCCGTCACGGTCGCCCAGGCCCTGGCCAACCAGAAGCTCGTGCTCGACCAGATCACCGCGCTGAACACCACCACCTCCGACCTGATCCTCGCCACCAGCGAGATGCTGCGCACCCAGGCCGGGGACATCCAGACCCAGGCCGCCGCCACGACCGTGAGCATGGAGGCGCTGAGCAAGGCGTTCGACAACATCTACTCGACGATGGACATGATCGACGGCTTCCGGGCCAAGGCCGTGGAGAGCATGGCCGTCACCGTCGGCAACCTGACCGTCGAGCTCGACCACGCCCGCGCCTACCTGGAGCGATCCCGCCGCGCCGACGAGGCCGCGTCATGA
- a CDS encoding extracellular solute-binding protein: protein MRSAVTAAALALLLAATGACSGGGGAESPPDDPAVLRVLAGSEVKDLEPLLAKAAGAAGVKVSLSYTGTLDGAEQVASGAADGRYDAVWFSSNRYLSLIDGATARLSTQTKIMVSPVVLGLTRAKARELHWDTGEVTWSDIAEAAAKRRFTFGMTNPASSNSGFSALVGVAAALSDAGEALDQAQIAAVTPKLTGFFAAQTLTAGSSGWLADAFRRRTDVDGLINYESVLLRLRSAGGEPLTLVYPADGVVTADYPLTLLASSPKKAQYGRLAAWLRTPEAQREIMTATARRPIVPEVPPDARFGTAPLLELPFPNRRSAADALISAYLNKVRRPSRTLFVLDTSGSMEGDRIAALRAALATLTGADTSASGRFSRFRDRETVTLLPFNTVTGPGSTFTVPEGDPDPVLARIRAYGDALAAGGGTAIYDGLRAAYQTAGSERDGGSFTSVVLMTDGDNTDGSSYADFAALHRTLNTHVPTFVVLFGDSDVSEMRQVSELTGGAVFDARQASLASAFKEIRGYQ from the coding sequence ATGAGGAGCGCGGTCACGGCCGCCGCCCTGGCCCTGCTGCTGGCCGCCACCGGCGCCTGCTCGGGTGGCGGCGGGGCGGAGTCCCCGCCGGACGACCCCGCCGTGCTGCGCGTCCTGGCGGGCAGCGAGGTCAAGGACCTGGAGCCGCTGCTCGCCAAGGCGGCCGGGGCGGCGGGGGTGAAGGTGTCGCTCTCCTACACCGGCACCCTGGACGGCGCCGAGCAGGTGGCGAGCGGCGCCGCGGACGGCCGCTACGACGCCGTCTGGTTCTCCTCCAACCGCTACCTGTCCCTCATCGACGGGGCGACCGCGCGCCTGTCCACCCAGACCAAGATCATGGTGTCCCCGGTCGTCCTCGGCCTCACCCGCGCCAAGGCCCGCGAGCTGCACTGGGACACCGGCGAGGTCACCTGGAGCGACATCGCCGAGGCCGCCGCCAAGCGCCGCTTCACCTTCGGCATGACCAACCCCGCGTCGTCCAACTCCGGGTTCTCCGCCCTGGTCGGGGTGGCGGCGGCGCTGTCGGACGCGGGTGAGGCGCTCGACCAGGCCCAGATCGCAGCCGTCACCCCGAAGCTGACCGGGTTCTTCGCCGCCCAGACCCTCACCGCCGGCTCCTCCGGATGGCTCGCCGACGCCTTCCGCCGGCGCACCGACGTGGACGGGCTGATCAACTACGAGTCGGTGCTGCTCCGCCTGCGCTCCGCCGGCGGCGAGCCGCTCACGCTGGTCTACCCGGCGGACGGCGTCGTCACCGCGGACTACCCGCTCACGCTGCTCGCCTCCTCCCCCAAGAAGGCGCAGTACGGCAGGCTGGCGGCCTGGCTGCGCACCCCGGAGGCGCAGCGCGAGATCATGACGGCCACGGCCCGCCGGCCCATCGTGCCCGAGGTGCCGCCCGACGCCAGGTTCGGCACGGCCCCGCTGCTGGAGCTGCCCTTCCCCAACCGGCGCAGCGCCGCCGACGCGCTGATCAGCGCGTACCTGAACAAGGTGCGCCGCCCGTCGCGCACGCTGTTCGTGCTTGACACCTCCGGGTCGATGGAGGGCGACCGCATCGCCGCGCTCAGGGCGGCGCTCGCCACGCTGACCGGCGCCGACACCTCCGCGTCGGGGCGGTTCTCCCGGTTCCGCGACCGGGAGACGGTCACCCTGCTGCCGTTCAACACCGTGACCGGCCCGGGGAGCACGTTCACCGTGCCGGAGGGCGACCCCGACCCGGTCCTGGCCCGGATCCGGGCGTACGGCGACGCCCTTGCGGCGGGGGGCGGCACCGCCATCTACGACGGCCTGCGCGCGGCCTACCAGACGGCCGGGAGCGAGCGGGACGGCGGAAGCTTCACCTCGGTGGTCCTGATGACCGACGGCGACAACACCGACGGCTCCTCCTACGCGGACTTCGCCGCCTTGCACCGGACCCTGAACACCCATGTGCCGACGTTCGTCGTGCTGTTCGGCGACAGCGACGTCTCCGAGATGCGCCAGGTCTCCGAGCTGACCGGCGGCGCGGTGTTCGACGCCCGGCAGGCGTCCCTCGCCTCGGCGTTCAAGGAGATCCGTGGCTACCAGTGA
- a CDS encoding CehA/McbA family metallohydrolase: protein MTRDPMMPPEVERALREYGALLSAHGITWGEPPLGYVRMMPFLRFPTVAERMAYGPDLDAAFRDALHGGVPRGLVVLRLTPDGHRLEHGPARPLLSPGAVPVVLLADSALPGPVEVTADGVPYAIAAGGARLLDVTTATTLTVDGEAVDLSGLTRPARAARLRLRAGFPCRWSVTSRDGQGWYPHGVPERRDNDDVPFFHGDDLVVAVPAEQVAIRVTRGMEYGVAETTVVPGEGEETLVGLTPRRRYDAAARGWYGADLHVHLNWAGDLVAVPAEAAAAQHGEDLHVLNLVAGNVAGDRVYDLEALRHWAGRDLPWSDAGHVARMGVEYRNDLFGHVHVFGVAAPPAVCHTGFGADADWPPNGTVCGDLREPRAVLGYAHPFHGPISSPEDVAADGARNCTGRALVVDAALGLVDGMELLHFSDLSATPGTAEVYRRLLGAGNRLAALAGTDTMLSFTRQDTVSSPPGWERVYARVDGPLSAGSFAEAVRRGRTFATTGPWLELTVDGQGPGETLGLDGGETVTIRARAAGAEVAHLEIRTADGVLAGGPGPEITASLTVDAPDYVVAVARGGARPPSSGGRVYAHTSPVHLHLRGRHVARPEDVRWCLRWLDLLDELVRDRARLHTRAQLRDHLDLVEKARAVYESRL, encoded by the coding sequence ATGACCCGCGATCCGATGATGCCGCCGGAGGTGGAGCGGGCGCTGCGGGAGTACGGCGCGCTGCTGTCCGCGCACGGGATCACCTGGGGTGAGCCGCCGCTGGGATACGTCCGGATGATGCCGTTCCTTCGGTTTCCCACGGTGGCCGAGCGGATGGCGTACGGACCCGACCTCGACGCGGCCTTCCGGGACGCGCTCCACGGTGGTGTCCCCCGGGGCCTGGTGGTGCTGCGGCTGACCCCGGACGGCCACCGGCTGGAGCACGGCCCGGCCCGGCCGCTGCTGTCCCCGGGGGCCGTGCCCGTCGTCCTGCTGGCCGACTCCGCGCTCCCGGGCCCGGTGGAGGTGACGGCCGACGGCGTGCCGTACGCGATCGCCGCGGGCGGCGCCCGGCTGCTCGACGTCACGACCGCGACCACGCTGACGGTGGACGGCGAGGCGGTGGACCTGTCCGGGCTCACCCGGCCGGCGCGGGCCGCGCGGCTGCGCCTGCGCGCGGGCTTTCCCTGCCGCTGGAGCGTGACCTCCCGCGACGGCCAGGGGTGGTATCCGCACGGGGTGCCCGAGCGGCGGGACAACGACGACGTGCCGTTCTTCCACGGCGACGACCTCGTGGTCGCCGTACCCGCCGAGCAGGTCGCGATCAGGGTGACCCGCGGCATGGAGTACGGCGTGGCCGAGACCACGGTGGTCCCGGGGGAGGGGGAGGAGACGCTGGTCGGGCTCACGCCGCGACGGCGGTACGACGCCGCCGCCCGGGGCTGGTACGGCGCGGACCTGCACGTCCACCTGAACTGGGCGGGAGACCTGGTCGCGGTCCCGGCCGAGGCGGCGGCGGCGCAGCACGGCGAGGACCTGCACGTGCTGAACCTCGTCGCCGGGAACGTCGCGGGCGACCGGGTCTACGACCTGGAGGCGTTGCGGCACTGGGCCGGTCGTGACCTGCCGTGGTCGGACGCCGGGCACGTCGCCCGGATGGGGGTGGAGTATCGCAACGACCTGTTCGGCCACGTCCACGTGTTCGGGGTGGCCGCGCCGCCCGCCGTCTGCCACACCGGCTTCGGCGCGGACGCCGACTGGCCGCCCAACGGGACGGTCTGCGGCGACCTTCGGGAGCCGCGCGCCGTGCTGGGGTACGCCCACCCCTTCCACGGGCCGATCTCCTCGCCCGAGGACGTCGCCGCCGACGGCGCCAGGAACTGCACCGGCCGCGCCCTGGTGGTGGACGCCGCGCTCGGCCTGGTCGACGGGATGGAGCTGCTCCACTTCAGCGACCTGTCGGCCACACCGGGGACCGCCGAGGTGTACCGGAGGCTGCTCGGCGCGGGCAACCGTCTCGCCGCGCTCGCCGGGACCGACACCATGCTGTCGTTCACCCGCCAGGACACGGTCTCCAGCCCGCCGGGCTGGGAGCGCGTCTACGCCCGCGTGGACGGCCCGCTCAGCGCCGGGTCGTTCGCCGAGGCCGTACGGCGGGGGCGCACGTTCGCCACTACCGGCCCCTGGCTGGAGCTCACGGTGGACGGTCAGGGCCCGGGGGAGACGCTCGGCCTGGACGGCGGAGAGACGGTGACGATCCGGGCGCGGGCCGCCGGGGCGGAGGTGGCGCACCTGGAGATCCGCACCGCGGACGGCGTGCTGGCCGGGGGACCGGGCCCCGAGATCACCGCGTCCCTGACGGTGGACGCGCCGGACTACGTGGTCGCGGTCGCCCGCGGCGGCGCCCGTCCGCCGTCCTCCGGCGGCCGGGTGTACGCCCACACCAGCCCGGTCCACCTCCACCTGCGGGGCCGGCACGTGGCCCGCCCGGAGGACGTCCGGTGGTGCCTGCGCTGGCTCGACCTGCTCGACGAGCTGGTCAGGGACCGGGCCCGGCTGCACACCCGGGCCCAGCTCCGCGACCACCTCGACCTCGTCGAGAAGGCCAGGGCGGTGTACGAGTCGCGCCTGTGA
- the meaB gene encoding methylmalonyl Co-A mutase-associated GTPase MeaB: protein MTAAVTAPVVEDYVKGVLSGDRRWTARAITLVESSRADHRELAQRLLVELTPHAGKARRVGVSGVPGVGKSTFIEALGTCLTGQGHRVAVLAVDPSSRRSGGSILGDKTRMAKLSADPNAFIRPSPTAGTLGGVAKATREAVVVVEAAGYDVVLVETVGVGQSETTVADMVDTFLLLTLARTGDQLQGIKKGVLELADVIAVNKADGEHEMAARRAARELSGALRLLRSATPVLTCSGLTGAGLEELWAHVVRHQEGADLAARRSRQQVEWTWALVTDRLLAMLRETVAPLAPEIERRVLDGTLTPALAADRILAAFLPAAPEAQGATGGTTGPDAAEETPPA from the coding sequence GTGACCGCAGCGGTGACCGCACCGGTGGTCGAGGACTACGTCAAGGGCGTGCTGTCCGGCGACCGCCGGTGGACCGCCCGGGCGATCACGCTGGTGGAGTCCTCCAGGGCCGATCACCGGGAGCTGGCGCAGCGGCTGCTGGTCGAGCTCACCCCGCACGCCGGAAAGGCCCGCAGGGTCGGGGTGTCGGGGGTGCCGGGAGTCGGCAAGTCGACCTTCATCGAGGCGCTCGGCACCTGTCTCACGGGTCAGGGGCACCGGGTGGCCGTGCTGGCCGTCGATCCCTCGTCGCGGCGCTCGGGCGGCAGCATCCTGGGGGACAAGACCCGGATGGCCAAGCTGTCGGCCGACCCTAACGCCTTCATCCGGCCGTCCCCGACCGCCGGGACGCTCGGCGGCGTGGCGAAGGCCACCAGGGAGGCCGTGGTCGTGGTGGAGGCGGCCGGCTACGACGTCGTGCTCGTCGAGACCGTCGGCGTCGGCCAGTCGGAGACCACGGTCGCCGACATGGTCGACACGTTCCTGCTGCTCACTCTCGCCCGTACGGGAGACCAGCTCCAGGGGATCAAGAAGGGCGTGCTGGAGCTCGCCGACGTGATCGCGGTGAACAAGGCCGACGGCGAACACGAGATGGCCGCCCGCCGGGCCGCGCGGGAGCTGTCCGGGGCGCTCCGGCTGCTGCGCTCGGCCACGCCGGTGCTGACCTGCAGCGGGCTCACCGGCGCGGGCCTGGAGGAGCTGTGGGCGCACGTGGTGCGTCACCAGGAGGGCGCCGACCTCGCCGCCCGGCGCAGCCGCCAGCAGGTCGAGTGGACGTGGGCGCTGGTCACCGACCGCCTGCTGGCCATGCTGCGCGAGACGGTCGCGCCGCTCGCGCCGGAGATCGAGCGGCGGGTCCTCGACGGCACCCTCACCCCGGCCCTCGCCGCCGACCGCATCCTGGCGGCCTTCCTGCCCGCCGCTCCCGAGGCCCAGGGCGCCACCGGGGGCACCACCGGCCCGGACGCCGCCGAGGAGACCCCGCCCGCCTGA